A single Triticum dicoccoides isolate Atlit2015 ecotype Zavitan chromosome 2A, WEW_v2.0, whole genome shotgun sequence DNA region contains:
- the LOC119352808 gene encoding uncharacterized protein LOC119352808 has translation MPTVRRRNPDVHVKALEGIVSANTFLTVAVFIGITGTITASSTVPPNCVAGDDIARNFFLFEILSFGFYLLSSLVAQGMKLSVTLLAAGDDFYGDGEQKPVMTDDCEEMPAWRAAAPRERRRAVLRYARPMMLLAAACSIMGTFFLLLSMIDAIQLKFGILSCNIPLAVGATFALSVLAVSGLLFYGYTVGYALYNYLP, from the coding sequence ATGCCGACGGTGCGGCGGCGGAACCCGGACGTGCACGTGAAGGCGCTGGAGGGCATCGTGTCGGCCAACACCTTCCTCACGGTGGCCGTCTTCATCGGCATCACGGGGACCATCACGGCCTCCTCCACGGTGCCGCCCAACTGCGTCGCCGGGGACGACATCGCCCGCAACTTCTTCCTCTTCGAGATCCTCTCCTTCGGGTTCTACCTGCTGTCCAGCCTGGTGGCGCAGGGCATGAAGCTGTCCGTCACGCTGCTGGCCGCCGGCGACGACTTCTACGGCGACGGCGAGCAGAAGCCGGTCATGACCGACGACTGCGAGGAGATGCCGGCGTGGCGCGCGGCGGCTCCCCGGGAGCGGCGCCGCGCCGTGCTGCGCTACGCGCGGCCCATGATGCTGCTGGCCGCCGCCTGCTCCATCATGGGCACCTTCTTCCTGCTGCTCTCCATGATCGACGCCATCCAGCTCAAGTTCGGGATCCTGTCCTGCAACATCCCGCTCGCCGTCGGCGCCACCTTCGCGCTCTCCGTGCTCGCCGTCTCCGGCCTGCTCTTCTACGGGTACACCGTCGGATACGCGCTCTACAACTACCTGCCCTGA